From the genome of Armatimonadia bacterium, one region includes:
- the leuC gene encoding 3-isopropylmalate dehydratase large subunit, with protein sequence MNITEKLLARAAGIEKARPGEFVNCKLDLVLANDITAPLAIEAFREMGAGKVFDPHKVALVADHSTPNKDIKSAMQTKLVRDFAREQGIEHYYEACGGGIEHIILPEKGIVLPGDVVIGADSHTCTYGGLGAFATGVGSTDAGAGMALGECWFRVPESMKFVFKGTRGRWITGKDLILYTIGQIGVDGARYRAMEFAGPVIDALPMNQRLTMCNMAIEAGGKSGIIAPDQVTLDWLKPRAKRDFTVFDSDADAEYVETFEWDVTDLEPQVSFPHLPENARPLSEVGDIAIDQVVIGACTNGWMEDLEAAAQVLKGRKVARGLRCIVIPGSHAIHLEATRKGLVELFLEAGCLVSTPTCGPCLGGHMGILAAGERAVATTNRNFVGRMGHTESEVYLASPYVAAASAITGKISGPEEL encoded by the coding sequence ATGAACATCACTGAGAAACTGCTGGCCCGCGCCGCGGGCATTGAGAAGGCTCGTCCCGGGGAGTTCGTCAACTGCAAGCTCGACCTGGTGCTGGCCAACGACATCACCGCACCGCTGGCGATTGAGGCCTTCCGGGAGATGGGCGCCGGCAAGGTCTTCGATCCTCACAAGGTCGCCCTGGTGGCCGATCACTCCACGCCGAACAAGGACATCAAGTCCGCGATGCAGACCAAGCTCGTGCGCGACTTCGCCCGCGAGCAAGGGATAGAGCACTACTACGAGGCCTGTGGCGGCGGCATCGAGCACATCATCCTGCCCGAGAAGGGCATCGTGCTGCCCGGTGACGTGGTGATCGGCGCGGACTCCCACACCTGCACCTACGGAGGTCTGGGCGCCTTCGCCACCGGTGTCGGCTCCACGGATGCGGGCGCAGGGATGGCCCTCGGCGAGTGCTGGTTCCGAGTGCCGGAGAGCATGAAGTTCGTGTTCAAGGGTACGCGGGGGCGCTGGATCACCGGCAAGGACCTGATTCTGTACACCATCGGCCAGATCGGCGTGGACGGTGCTCGCTACCGCGCGATGGAGTTCGCCGGACCGGTCATCGACGCGCTGCCCATGAACCAGCGTCTGACCATGTGCAACATGGCGATTGAGGCCGGCGGCAAGAGCGGTATCATCGCCCCGGACCAGGTGACCCTCGACTGGCTCAAGCCGCGGGCGAAGCGGGACTTCACCGTCTTCGACAGCGATGCCGACGCCGAGTATGTCGAGACCTTCGAGTGGGACGTGACCGACCTGGAGCCGCAGGTCAGCTTCCCGCATCTGCCCGAGAACGCGCGCCCGCTGTCTGAGGTCGGCGACATCGCCATCGATCAGGTCGTGATCGGCGCCTGCACGAACGGTTGGATGGAGGACCTGGAGGCGGCGGCTCAGGTGCTCAAGGGGCGAAAGGTCGCTCGCGGCCTGCGCTGCATCGTCATTCCGGGCAGTCACGCCATCCACCTCGAGGCGACGCGCAAGGGTCTCGTCGAGCTGTTCCTGGAGGCCGGATGTCTGGTGAGCACCCCGACTTGCGGTCCGTGCCTCGGCGGCCACATGGGTATCCTGGCTGCCGGTGAGCGCGCCGTCGCAACGACGAACCGCAACTTCGTGGGACGAATGGGCCACACCGAGAGCGAAGTCTACCTGGCCAGCCCGTACGTGGCAGCGGCCAGCGCCATCACCGGCAAGATCAGCGGGCCGGAGGAGCTGTAG
- a CDS encoding 3-isopropylmalate dehydratase small subunit, which produces MSIKGTVHKYGDHVDTDVIIPARYLNSSDPAELATHCMEDIDKDFLKRVKPGDIMVAGKNFGCGSSREHAPIAIKAAGIACVIADTFARIFYRNALNIGLPIIECPGASQGIDSGDEVEVDLAAGKICNLTKGTEFKFVPLVGMAQTLVDAGGLKELVRKRLSAA; this is translated from the coding sequence ATGTCCATCAAAGGTACAGTGCACAAGTACGGAGACCATGTCGACACCGACGTCATCATCCCGGCGCGCTATCTCAACAGCAGCGACCCGGCTGAGCTTGCCACGCATTGCATGGAAGACATCGACAAGGACTTCCTGAAGCGGGTCAAGCCGGGGGACATCATGGTGGCCGGCAAGAACTTCGGCTGCGGCAGCTCCCGGGAGCACGCCCCGATCGCCATCAAGGCGGCCGGGATCGCCTGCGTGATCGCCGACACCTTCGCGCGCATCTTCTACCGCAATGCCCTCAACATCGGACTGCCGATCATCGAGTGTCCCGGGGCCAGTCAGGGCATTGACAGTGGAGACGAGGTGGAGGTCGACCTGGCAGCCGGCAAGATCTGCAATCTCACCAAGGGGACGGAGTTCAAGTTCGTGCCCCTCGTGGGGATGGCGCAGACGCTGGTCGATGCCGGCGGGCTGAAGGAGCTCGTGCGCAAGCGCCTGAGCGCCGCCTAA
- a CDS encoding carboxypeptidase-like regulatory domain-containing protein codes for MLRSKTVLRGVVLAVALTAVVVTFTGCGGGGGGAVASVTGTVLDDSTLVPLASAQVRVGDQTVTTGADGSFSFPSVAVAYQTITVSRTGYDLLTLNTNLFQGANDLGALYLSQVQIPGYGHISGMVTDGASPASGAMVVAGGKTAYSKPSGEYSIRNVAPGNQSASASLGAKTALGVVTVTAGSTASLNLSLSVGPPPPPVL; via the coding sequence GTGCTTCGATCGAAAACCGTTCTCCGTGGCGTTGTCCTCGCTGTCGCACTGACTGCGGTCGTAGTGACCTTCACCGGCTGCGGAGGTGGGGGCGGAGGTGCAGTGGCGTCCGTCACCGGAACGGTCCTGGACGATAGCACCCTTGTGCCGCTTGCGTCGGCCCAGGTTCGGGTCGGCGATCAGACTGTGACCACCGGTGCAGACGGTAGCTTCAGCTTCCCCAGCGTCGCCGTGGCGTACCAGACGATCACGGTCTCGCGCACTGGATATGATCTGCTGACCCTGAACACGAATCTGTTCCAGGGAGCCAATGACCTTGGCGCCCTGTACCTGAGCCAGGTACAGATCCCGGGGTACGGGCACATCAGCGGCATGGTCACCGACGGCGCCTCGCCCGCGAGTGGCGCCATGGTGGTGGCCGGAGGCAAGACGGCCTACAGCAAGCCCAGCGGCGAGTACAGCATCCGCAACGTGGCACCGGGCAATCAGTCCGCGAGTGCCTCCTTGGGCGCCAAGACCGCACTGGGTGTGGTGACCGTGACGGCCGGTTCGACCGCTTCGCTGAACCTGAGCCTGAGCGTCGGCCCACCACCGCCGCCAGTGCTCTAG
- the lptC gene encoding LPS export ABC transporter periplasmic protein LptC, with protein sequence MRPPLRYALVALILVASAGIAFWATRLHSRPPGTAPGAEQAGVQSNAEVVVNNPELVATQAGKPAWKVILDKVQLSSGGNTVAAQGLREGLVYDDAGKPVVRITARQVTADINRKDFEVTGQVTVTSPRGVVITTEKAQWLNAQQMVRCPGTVVTRAKNLVITTRGLDYSVQADTLTCPNQVRMYSGNNRLVGRSLKYDNKTGIADVVGVQIVVNPQEAKQILKELPKQ encoded by the coding sequence GTGAGACCCCCACTACGATATGCTCTGGTAGCCCTGATTCTCGTCGCCTCCGCAGGCATCGCCTTCTGGGCGACTCGTCTGCACAGTCGGCCGCCTGGCACGGCGCCCGGCGCTGAGCAGGCCGGTGTGCAGAGCAATGCAGAGGTGGTCGTCAACAACCCTGAACTGGTGGCCACTCAGGCCGGGAAGCCGGCATGGAAGGTCATCCTGGACAAGGTGCAGCTCTCGTCGGGCGGGAACACCGTAGCGGCCCAGGGCTTGCGCGAGGGCCTCGTCTACGACGACGCGGGAAAGCCGGTCGTGCGGATTACGGCCCGGCAGGTGACGGCCGACATCAACCGCAAGGACTTCGAGGTGACCGGGCAGGTGACGGTTACGAGCCCTCGCGGCGTGGTCATCACCACCGAGAAGGCGCAGTGGCTCAACGCCCAGCAGATGGTCCGCTGCCCTGGAACCGTGGTGACGCGGGCCAAGAACCTCGTCATCACAACACGGGGCCTCGATTACTCGGTGCAGGCGGACACTCTGACGTGCCCGAACCAGGTGCGGATGTACTCAGGGAACAATCGCCTCGTGGGGCGCAGTCTGAAGTATGACAACAAGACTGGCATCGCCGACGTCGTAGGCGTGCAGATCGTGGTCAACCCGCAGGAAGCCAAGCAGATTCTCAAGGAGTTGCCTAAGCAATGA
- a CDS encoding LptA/OstA family protein: protein MTTRRAVLVGMVASLGLVAIVSTLSYSQGTGGSPTTRVGEPRKLAPRDPSKPADKSQRVRVRNADRARYDSARGMFYLFGNVLFEDEDEVKLYCDEASYNENDDTAACAGHLKVTDKDNVITGDLINADFDAEIVNIEGNVKIVTTKATKKKEGEKTSEEKRVTTITCDKIVYYYTTGKRRAVATGNLKAVQEDKTVLAPRADYDREKDLITLGDKITIKMENGNEFECTRATIGVSDDTVDMEGITGIFFRDKNKEKGTQPPATTPTPAPPAPAPPAKPSG from the coding sequence ATGACCACCCGTCGAGCGGTTCTCGTGGGCATGGTGGCCAGCCTTGGCCTGGTGGCGATCGTCAGCACGCTCTCGTACTCACAGGGCACAGGTGGCTCGCCCACTACGCGTGTCGGTGAGCCCCGCAAACTGGCTCCGCGCGACCCGTCCAAGCCCGCCGACAAGTCCCAGCGGGTACGCGTCCGCAATGCCGACCGGGCCCGGTATGACAGTGCCCGCGGGATGTTCTACCTGTTCGGCAACGTGCTGTTTGAGGATGAGGACGAGGTCAAGCTGTACTGTGATGAGGCCAGCTACAACGAAAACGACGACACCGCGGCCTGCGCCGGTCATCTCAAGGTGACCGACAAGGACAACGTCATTACCGGCGACCTCATCAACGCGGACTTCGACGCGGAGATCGTGAACATCGAGGGGAACGTCAAGATCGTCACGACGAAGGCGACGAAGAAGAAGGAGGGGGAGAAGACCTCCGAGGAAAAGCGCGTTACCACGATCACCTGCGACAAGATCGTCTACTACTACACCACAGGCAAGCGGCGAGCCGTGGCAACGGGCAACCTCAAGGCCGTGCAGGAGGACAAGACGGTCCTGGCTCCGCGGGCGGACTATGATCGCGAGAAGGACCTCATCACCCTCGGCGACAAGATCACGATCAAGATGGAAAACGGCAACGAGTTCGAGTGCACTCGGGCGACCATCGGTGTGTCGGACGATACGGTAGACATGGAGGGTATCACCGGCATCTTCTTCCGCGACAAGAACAAGGAGAAGGGCACGCAGCCTCCCGCCACAACGCCAACACCTGCGCCGCCGGCACCCGCACCACCAGCCAAGCCGTCGGGGTAG
- a CDS encoding peptide transporter — MQMREVQELAEYRSLMAAPEEFQDGFSWKTVVGALFIGLVMMPGSIYLGLVVGQSMGPAAEWTTIILFTEVARRSFTRLSRQEVYVLYYIAGGLTAMVGGLALSGGPFALLIWHQFFRAAAPAGLADKVPDWVAPSVTSDALRLRTFLHPDWGPAILVLLLREVFSKIAWFTFGYSLFRLLSDGEKLPYPMAPIAAQGATALAEASSKEEGWRWRVFSIGSMIGIGFGLLYVAIPTLTDVILVQPLQILPIPWIDFTQGTERVLPGVAMGIGTNLSEIFLGFVLPFWMVAGSFCAAMATLIVNPVAQVTGHMPTWRPGMESTRTAWAANIDLWLSFGIGTAFAVAILGILKMVGQWRAAAREGKGIGAAFGFGTPNKSRGDFNLWVCLALFFLASTGYVILCRILVPDFPLLFLIIFGYLWTPLESYVNARMIGLTGQFVSFPMVREATFIFSGYQGVAIWFAPIPLANYGATTQRFREVELTGTRFTSILKAEVLMFVVVVPCSFLFWSYIWRLNPIPSVSYPYAQKFWDFTALQQWVWFSSTTPGGHAEIFERAIKPPLMAGGLGFGLGAYWLLNRLNLPVLLIYGFIRGLGMLPHFIVPQFIGALLGRHYLRRRFGEENWKRWPPVLYAGFSCGMGLVAMLAIAIALVSQSITQMPF; from the coding sequence ATGCAGATGCGAGAGGTCCAAGAGCTAGCCGAGTACCGTTCCCTGATGGCGGCGCCGGAGGAGTTCCAGGACGGCTTCAGTTGGAAGACGGTCGTCGGCGCCCTGTTCATCGGCCTCGTGATGATGCCGGGCTCGATCTACCTGGGCCTGGTGGTCGGCCAGTCCATGGGTCCGGCCGCCGAGTGGACCACCATCATCCTGTTTACCGAGGTCGCGCGTCGCTCCTTCACCCGCCTCTCGCGGCAGGAGGTCTACGTCCTCTACTACATCGCCGGTGGTCTCACCGCGATGGTTGGCGGCCTTGCGCTCTCCGGTGGGCCCTTCGCCTTACTCATCTGGCACCAGTTCTTCCGTGCTGCAGCCCCGGCGGGACTGGCGGACAAGGTGCCCGACTGGGTAGCTCCGTCGGTCACCTCCGACGCCCTTCGCCTCCGCACTTTCCTCCACCCCGACTGGGGTCCCGCAATCCTCGTCTTGCTGTTGCGCGAGGTCTTCAGCAAGATCGCCTGGTTCACTTTCGGCTACAGCCTCTTCCGCCTCCTCTCGGACGGCGAGAAACTGCCTTACCCGATGGCGCCCATCGCGGCTCAGGGCGCGACCGCTCTCGCCGAGGCGAGCTCCAAGGAAGAGGGCTGGCGCTGGCGCGTCTTCTCCATCGGGAGCATGATCGGCATCGGCTTCGGCCTCCTCTACGTGGCGATCCCAACCCTAACCGACGTGATCCTGGTGCAGCCACTGCAGATCCTGCCCATCCCCTGGATCGACTTCACCCAGGGAACCGAGCGAGTGCTGCCGGGCGTCGCCATGGGCATCGGTACCAACCTCTCCGAGATCTTCCTGGGGTTCGTGCTTCCCTTCTGGATGGTCGCCGGGAGCTTCTGTGCGGCGATGGCAACGCTCATCGTCAACCCGGTGGCACAGGTGACCGGGCACATGCCCACCTGGCGGCCGGGGATGGAGTCGACCCGCACTGCCTGGGCGGCCAACATCGACCTATGGCTCTCCTTCGGCATCGGCACCGCCTTCGCCGTGGCGATTCTGGGGATCCTGAAGATGGTCGGACAGTGGCGAGCGGCAGCCCGCGAGGGCAAGGGCATCGGCGCTGCCTTCGGCTTCGGCACCCCCAACAAGAGCCGTGGCGACTTCAACCTCTGGGTGTGCCTGGCCCTGTTCTTCCTCGCCAGTACGGGCTACGTCATCCTGTGCCGTATCCTGGTGCCGGACTTCCCGCTGCTCTTCCTGATCATCTTTGGCTACCTGTGGACGCCTCTGGAATCCTACGTCAACGCTCGCATGATTGGCCTGACCGGCCAGTTCGTCAGCTTTCCGATGGTCCGCGAGGCAACCTTCATCTTCAGCGGCTACCAGGGCGTCGCCATCTGGTTCGCGCCGATTCCCCTGGCCAACTACGGCGCTACCACACAGCGCTTCCGTGAGGTCGAGCTGACCGGCACCAGATTCACCAGCATCCTCAAGGCCGAGGTCCTGATGTTTGTCGTCGTCGTCCCCTGTAGCTTCCTGTTCTGGAGCTACATCTGGCGGCTCAATCCGATCCCCTCGGTCAGCTACCCCTATGCCCAGAAGTTCTGGGATTTCACTGCCCTGCAGCAGTGGGTGTGGTTTTCCTCGACGACCCCCGGCGGGCACGCCGAGATCTTCGAGCGCGCCATCAAGCCTCCGCTCATGGCCGGTGGGTTGGGTTTCGGCCTCGGGGCTTACTGGCTGCTCAACCGCCTGAACCTGCCGGTGCTGTTGATCTATGGCTTCATCCGCGGGCTGGGGATGCTGCCGCACTTCATCGTCCCGCAGTTCATCGGCGCGCTCCTGGGGAGACACTACCTGCGTCGCCGCTTCGGGGAGGAGAACTGGAAGCGCTGGCCGCCGGTCCTGTACGCGGGCTTCTCCTGTGGCATGGGACTGGTCGCCATGCTTGCCATCGCCATCGCGCTGGTGTCCCAGTCCATCACTCAGATGCCCTTCTGA
- a CDS encoding HEAT repeat domain-containing protein, whose protein sequence is MSPRLPRLMLLAVAIVLVPTGAATSAEEPVPLEPPAATDVNHGAELNHLANQPWRPEWAPIPVFRGETTALQALHSLLSSDDPAFRARAAFLLGQIGCPASVSHLTKALGDPVRTVRVQAGIALACLGDGTGIPTCAAVLKAPDPQVVRYYAVYGLWCARSPLARAALQGAANGQPPLVASALKGALTGPERPPITPVAAPGAAPTGPEPPASQIWEQAADVFTLESDWWFHEGDYDQCIRCNEAAILLDPHLVEAYNVAAWLQWSRGRNEESMETLSKCVAANPEDPEAHYNLGYHLFNLKRYGQAEAPLRRSVELGGDNLCRRAYAHCLEREGKLAECLKVWEGLVADRPDDLSARTNRDRVKALVEAPVGETPAPAPH, encoded by the coding sequence ATGAGTCCACGGCTTCCACGCCTCATGCTGCTTGCTGTGGCCATTGTTCTGGTCCCCACGGGTGCCGCAACGTCGGCTGAGGAGCCTGTGCCCCTGGAGCCGCCGGCGGCCACCGACGTCAACCATGGCGCAGAGCTCAACCACCTGGCAAACCAGCCCTGGAGGCCCGAGTGGGCACCGATTCCGGTGTTTCGGGGTGAGACAACGGCCCTACAGGCCCTGCACAGCCTCCTGTCTTCAGACGACCCGGCCTTCCGGGCTCGTGCGGCCTTCCTTCTCGGTCAGATCGGCTGTCCTGCGTCCGTCTCGCACCTGACCAAGGCCCTGGGCGACCCGGTCCGCACAGTCCGGGTCCAGGCGGGGATCGCCCTGGCCTGTCTGGGCGACGGGACGGGAATCCCGACCTGTGCCGCTGTTCTCAAGGCGCCAGACCCCCAAGTTGTGCGCTACTACGCGGTCTACGGCCTATGGTGTGCCCGATCGCCTCTGGCTCGTGCTGCACTCCAGGGCGCAGCCAACGGGCAACCGCCCCTGGTCGCCTCAGCCCTCAAAGGGGCTCTCACCGGTCCCGAACGCCCGCCGATCACTCCAGTAGCTGCCCCAGGTGCCGCTCCCACTGGTCCTGAGCCACCTGCCTCGCAGATCTGGGAGCAGGCGGCCGACGTCTTCACCCTGGAGTCCGACTGGTGGTTCCACGAGGGCGACTACGACCAATGCATCCGCTGCAACGAAGCCGCCATCCTCCTTGACCCTCACCTGGTCGAAGCGTACAACGTCGCCGCCTGGCTGCAGTGGAGCAGAGGGCGCAATGAGGAGTCAATGGAGACCCTCAGCAAGTGCGTCGCCGCCAACCCCGAAGACCCCGAAGCCCACTACAACCTGGGCTACCACCTGTTCAACCTCAAGCGGTACGGGCAGGCCGAGGCGCCCCTGCGGCGTTCGGTCGAACTCGGGGGCGACAACCTCTGCCGGCGTGCCTACGCTCACTGCCTCGAGCGTGAGGGCAAGCTTGCCGAGTGCCTGAAGGTCTGGGAAGGCCTCGTCGCCGACAGGCCCGACGACCTCTCGGCACGAACCAACCGCGATCGCGTGAAGGCGCTGGTCGAGGCCCCGGTGGGGGAGACTCCCGCACCGGCTCCTCACTAG
- a CDS encoding dehydrogenase E1 component subunit alpha/beta yields the protein MPKDINVMPDFTPGEITLKPVPLFQYKGDLKSEMAKGLSRDEAFSLLDNMLAIRSFEETIVKLKGGKYEPLAGYKFIGATHLSMGQEAVAVGAVSVLKADDYITSTHRGHGHSIAKGAFALEKQTPEYLMDFVGGEGDPKDPRGLLDCALQMHLNRTMAELFGKEEGYCRGRGGGMHIADFHAGHLGANAIVGGSYAIAAGAAMASDKLGNGRVCLCFVGDGATNNGIAHEAYNFASMAQFKKGCPVIFLVENNQYGMTGQERGEVTGIEYLAQRGAGYNPENMHAEVINGMDVLAVRDAVERAVEKCRKGEGPVLLEAMTYRYMGHSLSDTRETYRTKEEEAAWEKKDAIRAFMGALVKSGVATKDEVKLRRELARERIERAAIYASNATDPDPSTIYEGLYADSTSDKVDPKYATSASELQTEPTRQRRDGQGKILYRHAVIEALTEEMLRDKRVVLYGEDVADYGGAFQATKGLLEIFGRDRVFNSAISEAGIIGTGTGAAMAGLRPVVELMYIDFILMAMDQVGNQAAKNRYMFGGKAKIPLVIRTTIGGGKGYAGQHSQSLEAVATMFPGLKVVAPATAYDVKGLLKASIRDDNPVVFIEHQNCYTERDEVPEDDYTIPLGVARVAREGTDVTVVAYSFMYWRAMQAAELAAEEGISVEVVDPRTLLPLDVDTIVASVEKTGRLLVVQQAPSIGCYGEHIAYAVQNRCFGKMKSAARIVAAHDVPPPMAASLENENLPTPEKILANLKQLMGK from the coding sequence ATGCCCAAAGATATCAACGTAATGCCGGACTTCACCCCCGGAGAGATCACCCTCAAGCCGGTCCCCTTGTTCCAGTACAAGGGCGACCTGAAGTCGGAGATGGCCAAGGGCCTCAGCCGCGATGAAGCCTTCTCCTTGCTCGACAACATGCTGGCTATCCGCAGCTTTGAGGAGACCATTGTCAAGCTCAAAGGCGGCAAGTACGAGCCCCTGGCAGGCTACAAGTTCATCGGCGCCACTCACCTGTCGATGGGCCAGGAGGCAGTTGCCGTCGGCGCCGTCTCCGTCCTCAAGGCCGACGACTACATCACCAGCACTCACCGCGGTCATGGTCACTCGATCGCCAAGGGTGCCTTCGCCCTCGAGAAGCAGACCCCGGAGTACCTCATGGACTTCGTGGGTGGCGAGGGCGATCCCAAGGATCCCCGTGGGCTCCTCGACTGCGCCCTTCAGATGCACCTGAACCGCACCATGGCCGAGCTGTTCGGTAAGGAAGAGGGCTACTGCCGCGGACGTGGCGGCGGCATGCACATCGCCGACTTCCACGCCGGCCACCTGGGCGCCAATGCCATCGTCGGCGGCTCCTATGCGATCGCTGCCGGGGCTGCCATGGCCTCCGACAAGCTCGGCAACGGCCGCGTTTGCCTCTGCTTCGTTGGCGACGGCGCTACCAACAATGGCATCGCCCACGAGGCCTACAACTTCGCAAGCATGGCCCAGTTCAAGAAGGGCTGCCCGGTCATCTTCCTCGTCGAGAACAACCAGTACGGGATGACTGGCCAGGAGCGCGGCGAAGTCACCGGCATCGAGTATCTTGCGCAGCGTGGCGCCGGCTACAACCCTGAGAACATGCACGCCGAAGTCATCAACGGCATGGATGTCCTCGCCGTGCGCGACGCCGTCGAGCGCGCTGTTGAGAAGTGCCGCAAGGGAGAGGGCCCGGTGCTCCTCGAGGCCATGACCTACCGCTACATGGGCCACTCCTTGAGCGATACCCGCGAGACCTACCGGACCAAAGAAGAGGAAGCAGCCTGGGAGAAGAAGGACGCCATCCGCGCCTTCATGGGCGCCCTGGTCAAGTCCGGCGTAGCCACAAAGGACGAGGTCAAGCTTCGGCGCGAGTTGGCCCGCGAGCGCATTGAGCGAGCCGCCATCTACGCCAGCAACGCCACCGACCCGGACCCGAGCACCATCTACGAGGGCCTTTACGCCGACAGCACCTCCGACAAGGTCGATCCCAAGTACGCCACATCGGCTTCGGAGCTGCAGACCGAGCCGACCAGGCAGCGGCGTGACGGACAGGGCAAGATCCTCTACCGCCATGCGGTCATCGAAGCCCTGACGGAAGAGATGCTGCGCGACAAGCGCGTGGTCCTGTACGGCGAGGATGTCGCGGACTACGGTGGCGCCTTCCAGGCCACCAAGGGCCTGCTCGAGATCTTCGGCCGCGACCGCGTCTTCAATAGCGCCATCTCGGAGGCCGGGATCATCGGCACCGGCACCGGTGCTGCCATGGCCGGCCTCAGGCCCGTCGTCGAGCTCATGTACATCGACTTCATCCTGATGGCCATGGACCAGGTCGGCAACCAGGCCGCGAAGAACCGCTACATGTTCGGCGGCAAGGCCAAAATCCCGCTAGTGATCCGCACTACCATCGGTGGCGGCAAGGGCTACGCAGGCCAGCACTCCCAGAGCCTCGAAGCCGTTGCGACCATGTTCCCGGGGCTCAAGGTTGTCGCACCCGCCACGGCCTACGACGTCAAGGGCCTGCTCAAGGCCTCCATCCGCGACGACAATCCTGTCGTCTTCATCGAGCACCAGAACTGCTACACCGAGCGTGACGAAGTCCCCGAAGACGACTACACGATTCCCCTCGGTGTCGCAAGGGTCGCCCGCGAGGGCACCGACGTCACCGTCGTCGCCTATAGCTTCATGTACTGGCGTGCCATGCAGGCCGCCGAGCTGGCAGCCGAAGAGGGTATCTCGGTCGAGGTGGTCGACCCGCGCACACTGCTGCCGCTGGACGTAGACACCATCGTCGCCTCCGTTGAGAAGACCGGGAGGCTGCTCGTGGTCCAGCAGGCGCCGTCGATCGGGTGCTATGGCGAGCATATCGCCTATGCGGTCCAGAACCGCTGCTTCGGCAAGATGAAGAGCGCTGCCCGGATCGTTGCCGCCCACGACGTCCCGCCACCCATGGCGGCAAGCCTGGAAAACGAGAACCTGCCCACTCCCGAGAAGATACTGGCCAACCTCAAGCAACTGATGGGCAAGTAG